The following proteins are co-located in the Rhea pennata isolate bPtePen1 chromosome 2, bPtePen1.pri, whole genome shotgun sequence genome:
- the SDCBP gene encoding syntenin-1, whose amino-acid sequence MSLYPSLEDLKVDKVIQAQTTFSSNPANPAILSEASAPILHDGGLYPKLYPELSQYMGLSLSEEEVQRSLPVAAAAQSQGQLVTRPSTNYMVAPVTGNDIGIRRAEIKQGIRETILCKDQDGKIGLRLKSVDNGIFVQLVQANSPASLAGLRFGDQVLQINGENCAGWSSDKAHKVLKQASGERISLIIRDRPFERIITMHKDSTGHVGFIFKNGKITSIVKDSSAARNGLLTEHNICEINGQNVIGLKDPQIADILATAGNVVTITIMPSSIYEYIIKRMATSIMKSLMDHSVPEV is encoded by the exons ATGTCTCTTTACCCGTCACTGGAAGATCTAAAGGTGGACAAAGTTATTCAG GCTCAGACTACCTTTTCTTCAAACCCAGCTAATCCAGCAATCTTGTCGGAAGCCTCTGCCCCCATTCTTCATGATGGAG GCTTATATCCAAAACTGTATCCAGAACTTTCTCAGTACATGGGACTGAGCCTCAGTGAAgaagaggtgcagagaagcttgccagtggctgcagctgctcagTCACAGGGT cAACTGGTAACACGACCTTCTACTAATTACATGGTAGCTCCAGTGACTGGAAATGATATTGGAATTCGCAGAGCAGAAATTAAGCAAGGCATCAGAGAAACAATTTTGTGTAAGGATCAAGATGGCAAAATTGGACTTCGCCTTAAGTCTGTTGACAAC GGTATATTTGTCCAGTTAGTACAGGCAAACTCTCCAGCATCTCTAGCTGGTCTGCGATTTGGGGACCAAGTTCTGCAGATCAATGGTGAAAACTGTGCAGGATGGAGTTCTGATAAAGCCCATAAGGTTCTGAAACAGGCTTCTGGAGAGAGAATTTCGCTGATCATTCGGGACAG GCCTTTTGAACGAATTATTACTATGCATAAAGACAGTACAGGGCACGTTGGTTTCATAttcaagaatggaaaaataaccTCAATAGTGAAAGACAGTTCTGCTGCAAGAAATGGACTTCTTACAGAGCACAACATCTGTGAAATTAATGGACAGAATGTAATTGGATTAAAG GACCCCCAGATAGCAGACATCTTGGCAACAGCTGGGAATGTAGTGACCATTACCATCATGCCTTCCAGTATTTATGAGTATATAATAAAGAG GATGGCAACTAGCATTATGAAAAGTCTGATGGATCACTCGGTTCCTGAAGTCTGA